A region of uncultured Draconibacterium sp. DNA encodes the following proteins:
- a CDS encoding FtsX-like permease family protein, which translates to MKHYFLTIWSSIRKAKQTNFFNLIGLSVSFAAFVLLSIYLWNEFTFDQYNKNYNQVYMLEMNSGENGENESGYWLPNPMADYFAENIPELSTLCSFAWGASTYSLQKGGEESVNLATRAVDSTFARMFDLQMKFGDMESLARNDGIILSETGAKRLFGNENPVGKTIYANFQSPFVIEGVFFDLPQNSSYYEYDAFCSFPTASWATNWSEYSFNHYYQLPENASISDVILKMNASQGVKDWKENSTEDFSFSLLPIKEKHFNKQLGTGNLLFTRSLVVVAALLLFMAFVNYLNFAIANVPKQRKAINVRQVLGETKKRLLFLSISESVLIISLAFIGSIVLSSGVTYFWPDIFSYEFHLRNYVWIFALCWLLVLLLGALIAVIPARINGNMVPARALSGNVPQGQQRNFTGKVLTVLQFGISIFLIIGVLFIEKQVRFFKNYDLGFDKENIVIVDIPQSIQEHEDAFISELVKNGNITDYAFSQFIPGGVGMGWGRDIDGKRVSFKCWPVDERYMNFMGFEIVDGRAFSENLKSDENNFIMNETALKDFGWETEYLGKQIPGFGFSGTLIGVVKDMKYASLREEVTPLAFWLTETRHNKLSLKISGQNVSNTIAHINDVYSQFEKKRTFNYRFLDEQLNGMYKAEEKQAQLISIFCIISIIISVIGVLGLAILLSEYRIKEIGIRKVNGANISEIITLLNRGFIKSILIALIIACPLGYYAMNKWLENFAYKTTLSWWIFALAGLLALGIALLTVSWQSWRAATRNPVEALRYE; encoded by the coding sequence ATGAAGCATTATTTCTTAACAATTTGGAGTTCGATACGAAAAGCAAAACAAACTAACTTTTTCAATTTAATAGGCTTGTCTGTTTCGTTTGCTGCATTTGTATTGTTGTCGATCTATCTGTGGAATGAATTTACTTTCGACCAATACAATAAGAATTATAATCAAGTATACATGCTTGAAATGAATTCGGGAGAAAACGGAGAAAATGAGTCGGGTTATTGGCTGCCAAATCCCATGGCAGATTATTTTGCCGAGAACATTCCGGAATTGTCTACGCTTTGCTCGTTTGCATGGGGAGCCAGTACTTACTCGTTGCAAAAGGGCGGAGAAGAAAGCGTGAATCTTGCAACCAGGGCAGTTGATTCAACTTTTGCCCGGATGTTCGATTTGCAAATGAAATTTGGAGATATGGAATCGTTGGCACGAAATGATGGTATTATTCTTTCTGAAACAGGAGCTAAAAGGTTATTCGGGAATGAAAATCCGGTTGGAAAAACCATCTATGCCAATTTTCAATCACCGTTTGTAATTGAAGGAGTATTTTTTGATCTTCCACAAAATAGTTCGTATTACGAATACGATGCTTTTTGCTCTTTCCCAACCGCTTCCTGGGCAACCAATTGGTCGGAATATAGTTTTAATCACTATTACCAATTGCCCGAAAATGCTTCTATATCCGATGTGATTCTAAAAATGAATGCATCGCAAGGTGTTAAAGATTGGAAAGAAAATTCGACAGAGGATTTTTCCTTTAGTTTGTTACCGATAAAAGAAAAACATTTTAATAAACAATTGGGTACAGGAAACCTGCTTTTTACTCGATCGTTAGTTGTGGTTGCCGCTTTGTTGTTATTTATGGCTTTTGTTAACTACCTGAATTTTGCCATTGCAAATGTTCCCAAGCAGCGCAAAGCTATCAATGTTCGTCAGGTATTAGGAGAAACGAAAAAACGTTTGTTGTTTTTATCCATATCAGAGTCGGTATTAATTATTAGCCTGGCATTTATCGGAAGTATCGTGCTGAGCTCAGGCGTAACTTATTTTTGGCCAGATATTTTTTCTTACGAATTTCATCTTAGAAATTATGTTTGGATTTTCGCTTTATGCTGGTTATTGGTGCTTTTATTAGGCGCTTTAATTGCTGTAATACCGGCCCGGATAAATGGTAATATGGTTCCTGCAAGAGCATTAAGTGGAAATGTGCCGCAAGGTCAGCAACGTAATTTCACCGGAAAGGTTTTAACGGTTCTACAATTCGGAATTTCAATTTTTCTGATCATTGGTGTGTTGTTTATTGAAAAGCAGGTTCGGTTTTTCAAAAACTACGATCTGGGATTTGATAAAGAAAATATTGTGATCGTTGATATTCCACAGTCAATTCAAGAACACGAAGATGCGTTTATAAGTGAATTAGTAAAGAATGGAAATATCACTGACTATGCTTTTTCTCAATTTATTCCCGGTGGAGTTGGAATGGGCTGGGGGCGTGACATTGATGGTAAGCGTGTTAGCTTTAAGTGCTGGCCGGTTGACGAGCGCTATATGAACTTTATGGGTTTTGAGATCGTGGATGGCCGGGCATTTTCAGAGAATCTTAAGTCAGACGAAAATAATTTTATAATGAATGAGACTGCCCTAAAAGATTTTGGCTGGGAAACCGAATATTTGGGGAAACAGATTCCGGGATTTGGCTTTAGCGGTACTTTGATTGGTGTTGTAAAAGACATGAAATATGCATCGTTAAGAGAAGAAGTTACACCCCTGGCATTTTGGCTTACCGAAACACGTCACAATAAACTTAGCCTGAAAATATCAGGGCAAAATGTTTCTAATACAATTGCACATATTAATGACGTTTATAGCCAATTTGAGAAAAAACGTACGTTTAATTATCGTTTTCTCGATGAACAGCTAAACGGTATGTACAAGGCGGAAGAGAAACAGGCACAACTTATTTCTATATTTTGTATTATATCAATCATCATATCTGTTATTGGTGTTTTGGGATTGGCAATTTTACTATCGGAATACAGAATAAAAGAAATTGGAATACGAAAAGTGAATGGAGCGAATATAAGCGAAATTATAACGCTGCTAAATAGGGGATTTATTAAGTCGATTTTAATTGCATTAATTATTGCTTGTCCACTTGGTTACTACGCTATGAATAAATGGCTCGAAAACTTTGCCTATAAAACCACACTAAGCTGGTGGATATTTGCGCTGGCCGGATTACTGGCACTGGGAATCGCCCTGTTAACCGTTAGCTGGCAAAGTTGGCGGGCGGCAACGCGGAATCCGGTGGAGGCGTTGAGGTATGAATAG